The nucleotide window CCATACTTATTCGCATACTGATCAAATATGTTTGTTGTTGTCATTGAAATCGAAAAAGCCTTTTCTCCCGAAATTTTTTGCTAGCGGACCAGCATCCTTGAGCGTATTGCAAGATCACTGTCTTTCACTATTTACTGTAAGTCTGTAACCCAAGGGTTTTTGTTCTGGATATTACATGCATATTCAAACGATTGCTAGATTTCAATGCTAATATCTGACAGTCTATTGGATACCAACACATGCATTAACATCTTTGAATTGAGACGTTTCACAGCTTAAAGGTCAGCGTCCACACAGATCAGATAATTAATGATGGTTCGATCAGggagaaaaggaaaacaaaaacctTTTCACACAATTACCAGAATTCTATAAGTCGTTGGGAAAATCGTAGCTAGAGCTCTCCTCATTTTATATGACTATTGCAGATATGATACATAAGCTCCTACGTACATTCCAAGATAGGGATATCTAACTATTTGCTGATATGATACATAAGCTCCTACATACATTCgaagagatatatatatatatatatatatatatatatatatatatatatcctcaTTATTTCCATTATGGCCCCTTGTCACCCGCCCGTTAAAGTCAATGTACAGCGTAtatgttttccttttatttggcTACAAAATTATGCATACTGATATgcctctgtttttgtttttgttttgtggaaGCCAGTTTTATAGCTAGGGATAGGTgttgaaatgcctctgtgagtcttcctGGCCTCCGAAATGAGTAGATACTGTAGCTTGCCGCTAGTTGTCCTCATTtttaagaatatatatatatatatatacatacatatatatatatatatatatgatcatccaaaaataataataatgcatTGCATATGAGCATGCAAGAAATAATTAAGCAATTAAGGTCACGTttggtaattattttatttttagtttttaatataatttttatttattgtgcTTGAAATAAGACGAGATGAGGGTGAAGGGTAATGtgagagagaaaaataaataagaactaaaatattaaaagtGAAAGTAAATTCAGTTTTTATTGTAGGTGTCTTTCTGTATACATATGTCTTCTACATCTCTCTCACCGTCTTCTCtggactttttttttatatatttctcaCATGTGCTTACCCTAAGAGAGAAGGGCCTTTTGACTTGCCTTTCATTTGGCTAAACTAGGGCTgggcatttaaaaaaaaagctgagtgAACCGCGTATGCGGCTtggtttggtttgttttttttttctttttttttcaatttttggtggTTAAACCAAATTGTCCTGACTTTAATCGGTTCGGAAATCGATTCTCAAAATTCTTAGCGTGCAGTTAGCCGAATTAACCcgcatatatttaattttattttcttaatcataATTAATACGTGTAACAATATAAATGGTTAGTTATTTACGAGTTGCTGTGTTTCCACCACATGAAAATAATTAGTTTAAGAGTCCCTTTCGAGAACAACTGGGGGACCATTTGGAGAAGGCATCAGTTACTGCTTTGGTGCTCTCCTTGGGCTGCTTCATTGTACTTTTTTTGAGTAATCACTCATATTGGTGCTATGTTCTATAGCTTTTGGGGGAGAAAATTGTTATGTATTTACCGCTTCACACAAACCAAGAACCGACCCAAACCAACCCACCACTGTCGGTTAACCAACTTGATCGGTTTTAAACCCAGCTTGGTCGGTTTTGGTTTGCAATTTTGGCCCAACCAACTAGGTTggtttggtttcgattttggcCTAAAACCGACTCAAATCAATCCACGCCCACCCCTAGGCCAAACTTATGAATTTCCCATCACATACTTGAAGAAAGAGGCTTCCATAGTTTGGTTATTCTACATTTGTGTATTAATATAATCGAAGTCTTACCATTCTCTTGTTCTGTAAAAATCTCATTATTCAGAAATTAGACACATGTACAATGAATACCATCCTCTTATTCTAGTAAAAGCACTCATTTTCTTTGCTCAGCAATCATTTTCTAGTCAAAGCatatataattaaaagaaaacttAGGTCACAAACACTTTTGGAAATTTGGGGGTGCAATTTTCAAGAAGCCATAATCCTTTTTATGGAAATATCCCTTCCATTTTTCAATTGGATCGTTTTTTAATTAAGAAATCAAAAGAGAGAAGGTTACGTGGAAGCTGAGACTGTTCTAACTTCCTTACCAGAAACACTGTTCTAATTTCTACCCGATTTGTAGGGTTCTTGACGTGGCCTCGAAGAAGAAGCTTCTAACCAGACCtgacttggatttttcttcaattattatttCGAGGTTAACATCTTCAATTATTTCAtttaaaaatgaattaaattaTTGACGCTGCAATGCATGTTTGACTTGAGAATTTGAAATCAGTTTTGGCCATTAAAAAACTATCAACTTTTTCTCATCGTTTCTCCATTTTGTGTCTCTATcgtattctttttttttgtctatgtactatatttttcttctttccattCTGTGGTGTGCTGGTGTGCGGATCACATTTGACTTTCTATGTTACTAACTAGTCTGATATGCTCAAGCTTTCTTGAAAGTATATATGGAGTAGAAATTTCTATTTcgctaaaattactaaaatgcaCATGCCACATCAACAGTTCATGAACGCTTCTATTTGTAGGTGGTGACAGAATGAGACAACTTCAGACACAGAAAAAATACAAGATGGAAATGGAGTGGTGAAATAGAAGACATTCTAACTAACAAAAATaagatatatataatatgtgtgtgtgtgtgtgtgtgtgtgtgtgtgtgtgtgggtgagGAATTTTTGTTTGTAGGTGAACATACTTgcacaaatttttgtttttctcctttttttttggcGAAGGGAggggcggccgccactcctcgccctcacgtaGCTCAAAACGAATATTTTGACTCactgatttaaaaaaatttaagaaaaaataataaaaatgttttaaaattttgaattttaataaaaagtattctaataattttatttaatgataaaaataaaaacaacaacGAGACAAACAAAAACTGTAAACCAGAAAACCAGCGCATAGGCCGAATATAGTAATATCTGTTTTTGGATGTGTTGAGGAGGAGAGGAAGGAGATTCTGGTTTGCTAACTTTAATTGACAGTTTGACTGACTGTGTTCCCCCTTTTCATTAGGTTgtcgttgttgttgttgtttttatttCTCCCTAATTTGCTAATTAGAGTTTGATTTTAGGTGAACAGGGTCAGTTAAAGTTATCAGgttattttttttcagattaGCCAGCCGAGGAGGAGAGGAAGGAGACTCGAATTTGCCAACTTTGTCACTTGTTAGGTTTCTTTTTCCTGAGTACATAAattttttgccctttttttttttttaaattcaagctctttttattaaaattcgcAAAAATTTATTGTATGTATTTAGAAAATTAACATTAAGATGAAAGAAACACAATTATATCGTCCAAATTATGTGTTTAACGAGACTAAcgatgccacttagtactacggtctaatggtatttctctttatttgtaaATGAAAAGTTTTAAGTTCGGTTCTTaccaaaaatgaatttgaaccacattattgctgaCCCACTGTGAAGCGTAGCCCGCTGCCCCATTCTCTTACCTCtcaatatagataatatcgtttgatcaaaaagaaaataaataaataaataaaaagactaACGGCTTGGTCTATATAGGAGGgcataaaaataattatatttgatGTAGTAAAATGGGTCAATATATATTCTAGACGAAATAGATATGGTAGCTTTCAACTATCTCCTCTATTCAATAATTATAATGTCTTTTACCAGTCTTCTAGTAATTGTCCCAATGAAAGAGGGAAAGGTATGTGGCCTATATTAGTCAAGGTGATGCCCACTCAAGTCGACTTCATACTATATAATATCATCCATACCACGAAATTACCAAATGTCATACATCACGTTTTTCTTTACCTTCTATGATGTTTTAGCCTTTTTAAGCCTAATGATGGAGAAAATTTTTAAGTGTCCCGTATTTAAGCAGATATCTTTTTACGTGCCATAATATAAATGGAGGGGCACGAAAagatatattatttcttttatttgtataaTACCTTTTCAATACTACACTAGGAAAAATATCTGATAGAGAAACATTAAGATGTAGTGGGTTCCATGCATCGTGACGTTATTGaccactaaaataaaattatgaagAGAGTCTTATACATATAATAACTTACACTAATGGCTTAAGATGTTACGAAAGTGGGTAGTAAATTTAGTGGTGGAGCCATAATTCGTTCCCAGGTGCGACGTGTAAGCCACGTAAGAGAAATTAGACTAAATATGGCAATATAATTTATtcgaaaaataataatttttttattggcaTGAAAAATTTGGGGCTTTAATATTTTTATGAGAAATTTAGTATTgacatgattatatatatatatatatatataacagaaCTTGATTACGaactttattaaaataaaagaaattaacacattaaatttggaaaaaaaattaaagtcatGGCTCAAATTTATTACCATGAGCTTTTTCTTTCAACATAAAATCTTCCTCTAAATTAtgtagattttattttatatgaacAAACTAAAAAAGAGAAATTGGTGAATTGGTTTGTATATAGTAAAACATAAGGTTAGTTAtaacttaggccatctccaagcgaaggagggccagagggctcgttttagccctttggccctccaagaaattaatattttaatgaacagtgcagggccatatttcttaccatctccaactgaggggcaagagggccataggccaaacatagccctgtgacaaaaaaccatctACAACCGAGGGTCAAAGGGCTATAGTatggaatgtgaagaattggaataaaatgaggtaagatggTATGAAATagtgaaaaatatgtgagaaatggtgtaggaaaaaatttgaaattaaaaaaaaaaaaagtgggctAGGCAAATGGaaaagaatataaaaataaaaaataaaaaagtgggctggctggctggccgaagATGGCCAGCCTGCTGGCCTAATTGGCTGGTTTTTTTACCTGTGGGGTCCacaagccctttggcctaaccctcggttggagacaatTTTATGCTATTTTTGGCCAGCTGGGGTTGGTTTTGGCCCAGTGGGGCCCACAAGCCTTATGGCttaaccctcggttggagaagGTTTTCGGGTTATTTTCGGCCCTTGATTAGAGATGGCCTTATAATCCTGaggtttttaaaaataaaaaaataaaaaacagaaaattgTTGCCATCAGCAACTTTCGGACGCGTGGCGTGATGGAATTATGAAGAAAACCCATCTTCCACTTTGTATTAGTCACACATAATCAGTACATAAAAGacttatttaaaggaaaaaagaaaaaaatgggcAACACCAAAATCTAACTTAGGGTCAAAGGAAGGAAAAATGGATCTCGAACCTCTGCATATATGCATGTGTGGACAGAGTCGCAGAGGGACCAGGATATGAAATTATTGACTTCTTCCATGCCTTGACTTGACTATGGCAACCACCGCTTGAGACATCGCAACTAATATTCtttaatttcattattttaattttgtgtgggctgaaataaaattaattgttCTATATATGTTCTATATATAACAAGCTTAAGCTTCTACTTTGAGGCTACAGAAGAGTTATagaatcgagagagagagagagagagagagagagagagagagagatggaggtgGCAAAGGTCGTGAGAAATTCATCAGAAAAGGATAAGGATGAAGAGGAAGTGATGCTTCCAGGGTTTAGATTTCATCCAACAGATGAGGAGCTTGTTGGGTTTTATCTAAAGAGGAAGGTGGAGAAGAGAGCTATTAGTATGGAACTCATCAAACAGATTGATATCTACAAATATGATCCTTGGGATCTTCCAAGTAAGACCCCTCAAGGCTCCAGAAGTTAGTTACTTAGTTTGAGCTGATTAGTTCACTAGTGTACTGATGGTATCCTATATCTTAATTAGCATCTTACTACagttatacacacacacacacacacacacatagatcTTGAAAAGAAATATCTATATACAGCTATATATAAGCGAtacataaattaatatataacaGCTACATACAAAAAATCTAAAGTTacagttttagggtttaggttaaatTCCGAAGAAAATTAGCGATGCGTTCTTTCAAGGTTAGTGTCTATTCTCCTTTAGgttgaatttacaaaaattaaGCAAATGAACCAGCTTAATTAGCATATGGTAATTAggagaataagatttttaagtTCAATGCTTTTAAAACTAGTTATCGTTCTTATGCTGAGAAATTTTTATGTAGTGTGAGTCGCATTGTATGACGTCAGACACTAATACAAACACATGAAGATTATAatgaacaaataaatgaaaaagtTGTGTCCAACTTGTAGAGTAAGGAAAGTTATCAATATCAATCCCTCTCGAAATGTTAGGATTAGTTAGAAGGAATAAATTTCATGTCTAGTCATCTTTTAATTGTGTCATGTCAAAGTGAAAAATTATTCACCTCTACTATATATATGTTACTGTCATAATATATACTAGTACTTAGTGTGAACGCCCATTATCTTTCATTAACTGAACGAATATTCTTTTTCCGGTAACAATGAAGAAGTTAGCAGTGCGGGGGACAAAGAGTGCTACTTCTTCtgcagaagaggaagaaaatatAGGAACAGCATAAGACCTAACAGAGTCACAGGTTCTGGATTTTGGAAAGCCACCGGGATTGACAAGGCCATATATTCAGTTAAAGATCCCCACGAGTGCATTGGCCTCAAGAAATCATTAGTCTACTACCGTGGGAGTGCTGGCAAAGGCACCAAAActgattggatgatgaatgagtttCGCCTTCCTCCTAATGGCCATGGAAAAACTACCAAGTTCCCAAATGCCAAAGTCGACGTTACACAAGAAGAAgctgtaagtttttttttttaataattcttACGCTTTTTGATAATTACTTGAGGACTCGATTTTGTATATATCTGTGTTAATTTTCATGCCATGTTGACAATGGCGGAGTTGGattaaagaatttgaatttgAGGGGTCTAATAACACATTTTTTATTGGAGTAATGCTACACTTTCCACACTCGTATCACCTCTGTAATACAGATAGGGCCCACCAATACAAGTTAGTCTTATCTCTATTAGAAATGTGATACAAATATCATACGAAAAATGTAGTAAGAATagtatttttgttctttttttgtaTAATTACGCGAAGGTTTAGAATTTTGTTAGCCAATTACATGGAGCCACATGTACGTAGGTTGGGGGGAGATGGCAACTTTCAATCTACATGTACATCCGCCCCTACATGTTGATGGTGTAGACATTATTATCCTATGAATATAGGGAAATTTCTTTTAAGTACTATGTCTTCTCATGCATAGAAAGTGATCAAAAACCAATTACAGTGTACAACTACGTGAATTTGATTTGCAGGAAGTTTGGACACTCTGCAGAATTTTCAAGCGAATCCCATCTTATAAAAAGTACACACCAGACTGCATAGAATCCacaaccaaacaaaaccctACTGATTCAAGTTCTAAAACATGCAGCTTCGAATCTGGGAGCTACTGCAGTGAGCTACACTTCGGACTCGAAGATTCAGTCATCCAACGCATTGAAAGACCAAAACCAGTTCAAGTGGATGAAGCAAATCAGTGGCTTGTAGCTGTAGGGGAGTTGGACTCTATATCTTACCCGACTCCATTTGCAACAACTTATTCAAGCTTGACGAACCTGAGCGACGGCGATTTCTTTACTAATGGAAACTGGGATGAGCTGAGACCAGTGGTTCAGCTGGCTGTTGATCCATCGTCCCAAGTTTATGACTGTAGGTAGGCTAGGTATACTTGGAGGGTTAGCGTGCACTTAGCAGCTTCGTTAATTTCTTTCTgttattctttgtttttttttttttttttttttttttttgctccttTTTGTGGGCCTTTTTTTCTCGTCTCATGGTAGGCACATAACCTTGTTGTatgtgagagatttttcaatgtgctcgGGATACGGGCATAACATCATATGTTATGATACAATTGgaagaaagttttttttttttcaagtatctcTCCAGttatataatgacatgtggtgtTCTGCTCTGTGTTATGAACATACAGAAAAATCTCTCGTTATATACTGTAATAACATTGCAGCGACTGTCATGTATAAATAATAAGAATGTATACTTCTCCACAACTGCATTAACCATACATAATTTTTATCGAGGTCCTCTGTTTGCATCCTATCCTCATTAATGTACGTATTCCATTCTTGAATAAAACTTAATGAAGTTTGCCTTACAagtaagattttatttttacaagCCGTTTTTTCTAGTTGACGACAACTTTcagaatgaagattcaaacttGAGTAGAAGTTACAGAACTGTTTTATGATCAAACTGACCTAACTTTTATCTACACAACACATAGTTagcttcaaaatttatatttatttatttttcttgtttgggAGAACAATTTCTAGGTTCGCTTTCTTGGTTGTACCAGGCataccaaaacaaaaacatcaaaaaGAGCTTCTAGCTCGGTTGGTTAAAACATTCATTATATGTGCTCAAGGTCCTGAGTTCATTTTCCTCCCTCAATATTGCATATAtatagagaattgttattagcatttcaaaaTCTCATTGTGCACTATTCATAaacgtatttttctttctaaataaaaagtttagagcgaacaataaattttaaaatgctaataacaattttctatatttataataaaaatatcatAAAACGCCACATAaaggagaagacaaagaaaagtaAAGGATTAAATGAAACCAGCAAGTTGGAACAAACTACGgatttcatgcataaattttcaaattaggTTCCTGCAAAAATCTGATAGATAATTGGGGAAGAAACGGAGAAGCTCCACGCATAAAATTTCCATATCAAAGAAGGAATGGAGTACCACAACAATATTGACACAATCAGGAGGATTTTTGTATGCGCTCAGCTAGATCACATGGAACTCATTACACACAATGATGGGCCTTACATGTTTTTCTGTTTCTGTAAATACTCGACACAACTCACCGGGCGCATACAATGCTCTACGCAGAAGCAGCCTGCCAATAGCTTGATTTGTTGAACGAAGGGTAAAAAGAATACACCGACGAAGTTCACATCTGTCCTATAATTGACTTTTCTATAGTTTGCTGCACGCCTTACAATGTTTAAGTTTTCTGCTCTACAAATGTATCAGTTCATTTTCAAGGCTGTTGAAAAGAGTCCACTCCTTGCTCATGATGATTACCAGTTGGTTGGCTGACAACCGGAATATCCAAGCTACTTGCTTCTGATTGGGAGGCGACTTCTCTTACATCGGCTATCCTTGCATCTTGAGCCTGAATATCACTCCATTCACCGTCACCTACTGGCCGTAGGTTGACTTGACCCTCAGCCATGTGAACTACACTCTCCCCTGCTACCGGAACTGCTCTAGAAACACTGAGGCATGCTTTATCAACATTTCCTTGGGACAAGTCTACATGTTTAGTCAGGGGTGTATTTCCAATAGACTCAGACTTCTCCTCAAACACTTGCTTTGTATCAATGTGATGTCTGTTAATGGGGAAAAGGTTGATTAATCAACATTGATGATAACTTGATAAGGGACAAAAAGGATTCAATGCATAATAATCCCGAGCAACTTATATATTGGGTAAAAGACAGAAGGTACCAAACCTTTTAAGTTGCGCTTGCAACGTATTCACATATTCCAGAAGTTCTTGCTTGTCTTTCAGCGCAGCTGATTCTTTCTGCACAGCCTCCTTTATTCTAGCTTGAGCATCTGCCTCCGTAACCCTGACCTTCTCCTCTGCTCTCACAACAGCTGCTTCTAATATCACAACACGCTCTCTGGCTTTCGCAAGCTCAGAACGCCACATGTGTGCCTCTTGGAGAGCAGAATCTCTCTGCCTAGTCAATTGGTCTCTTTCTTTGCTCAAGGTCGCAACCTTTTCTTCGGAATCTTTTAgctataaacataaacaaaagcCATAAATAAAGTAGGACAATAAAAAAGTTCTCTCAAACAAAATTCAGCTTTTCATTTTCCAAATTAAGAATATATAGTAGTGGAAggggaaaagaaaacagatcAATTATTATTCAAATGACTACACATTTAAGATGTAGCAGAGCTCATCAATACCTTTGACAACGAAGATTCCAGCTGCTTCGCTGAATCCCTTTTTAAGCGATCAATTTCTGCACaaacaattttcctttgttcATCTATTGTATGAGCTGCAGAGGCTGCAGCCTCAGCAGCTTCAGCAGTCTCAGTTAATTTCTCTGCTATTTCTTTAATTGTTGAATCGCGTGAACGAAGGTCCCTAGCCAAATTATGTAGTTCGTCATCTTTGACCCGAAGTGTCTCCTACAGGACACAGAGGCACAGTCACAAGGATGCTAGGTGAACATAATAATCCCAAAGAGAAATTACATTTAAATGACTGAAATAGAATATCATTCTTTAACAAATTATACTGTAAAGTGCATTTCAAATGAAGATAGGGCACTGGactttaattcattttttagaACAGAATTAGATCACAAGCAGAGTACCTTCATAATTGCAAAATCATCCATTGGACCATCAGTTGGCTTATTGGTTATCATTCCCAAGGCATTTCTCAAAGAAATGTGCATTGCTGCCTCGATTTCCTTAGAACTCTCCGCAGCAGTTGAATTGGCAGCAGCAACTACTGCTGCTACCGTTCCTAGTTTTGCAGAGCCATTGCCACTCAAGGAATTCACAGCTTCTTTGTGGGCCTTTAGAACCAATTGTGTTGCTCTGATTTTCAGAGGCAAAAAATGAGAAAGAGCAAAAGAAGACAATATTAGATGAAACATTAAATACCGGAAACTTTATGCTTAATCTTGTCTTAATTGAAATGAGTCGCCATATATcatataagaaataaaagggaaATAAAGGAAAAGAGAGTGGAATTATAGTCAAATTATATGCATGGGACATAATTTGCTTATTTCACTATAGCAACAGAAATTTTCAGTCTTGAGACCATCAATCGCCATCCAAATGATATACAACGGACCACAGCTTTGttatatataatatgtaattttttatataaaggACCACAACTTTGttatatataatatgtaatttttcatcCTCCTTGAAAGACTGACACACGACCAATCGTTTTGATCTATTTCTTTATCTCCTCAATATAATGGAATGGTATGACTCAATACGAAGGATCTTTCCATCTTTCACGATTCTTTCTACACAATTTTTTTCGATAAAAGTTTGGTTCAAAGGCCACACCTAATCTCTTTATCAATGATTCAATGAAATATCTTGGATCTATGTTAAATTAGTGGATACATGTATCACTCGAATGAATTTAGTTATGATGTCAATTAGGATACATCTTGAAACAATTCATTGTATTGATACTTATCAAATCCAATATCAATAAACAGTTTTATTTTACCCATATTATATACTCCAACCCTATGTTTCAAAGACATTATACAAAAATATACATCAACCATATCCATATGATGCTTGAATAATATCTTTTGAGCGAAGCAACATCAGATGCTAagagacattttttttttctcctgaTGTCAAATTTTAAGATAAATAACTTGCTAATATACATCTTAAAAACGAGGAAAACATGGAAAAGCAAATACATTTGAGCCTGTAAAAAAATGCCAACTTCACAATGGCAAACCGCATGTGAAGGATGATCTGAAAAGAGTATTAAAACTAAATTGGGACATTAAGAATAAGTCTTCAGAGTAAAATTAGACCCTAAGCATAGAAAAGTTCAAATTCTAATCCCCTTGTTACTTCCCCGACCACACATCGATAGATACCTATGTTAGC belongs to Malus sylvestris chromosome 17, drMalSylv7.2, whole genome shotgun sequence and includes:
- the LOC126611154 gene encoding transcription factor JUNGBRUNNEN 1-like — encoded protein: MEVAKVVRNSSEKDKDEEEVMLPGFRFHPTDEELVGFYLKRKVEKRAISMELIKQIDIYKYDPWDLPKVSSAGDKECYFFCRRGRKYRNSIRPNRVTGSGFWKATGIDKAIYSVKDPHECIGLKKSLVYYRGSAGKGTKTDWMMNEFRLPPNGHGKTTKFPNAKVDVTQEEAEVWTLCRIFKRIPSYKKYTPDCIESTTKQNPTDSSSKTCSFESGSYCSELHFGLEDSVIQRIERPKPVQVDEANQWLVAVGELDSISYPTPFATTYSSLTNLSDGDFFTNGNWDELRPVVQLAVDPSSQVYDCR
- the LOC126611152 gene encoding uncharacterized protein LOC126611152, with amino-acid sequence MATINGASPRATDAENSLEKIKRQLASGSGRNLLQGPLLKRSETLRKWNERWMILDPTTGRMEYKIRRNEPTVKGTILFDANSTITLSPVNFHGLQKYDGCCFYIGTPQKKDYFLCAETPGAARAWVATLQATQLVLKAHKEAVNSLSGNGSAKLGTVAAVVAAANSTAAESSKEIEAAMHISLRNALGMITNKPTDGPMDDFAIMKETLRVKDDELHNLARDLRSRDSTIKEIAEKLTETAEAAEAAASAAHTIDEQRKIVCAEIDRLKRDSAKQLESSLSKLKDSEEKVATLSKERDQLTRQRDSALQEAHMWRSELAKARERVVILEAAVVRAEEKVRVTEADAQARIKEAVQKESAALKDKQELLEYVNTLQAQLKRHHIDTKQVFEEKSESIGNTPLTKHVDLSQGNVDKACLSVSRAVPVAGESVVHMAEGQVNLRPVGDGEWSDIQAQDARIADVREVASQSEASSLDIPVVSQPTGNHHEQGVDSFQQP